In Populus alba chromosome 1, ASM523922v2, whole genome shotgun sequence, a single window of DNA contains:
- the LOC118040203 gene encoding uncharacterized protein has product MVDDGFVNASSNGNGNQESPRKTKDINKKKKKKKRGGSKKKMTVEQTLASKSVSEWVYLDRKLVADDFDFGVHKTVMMRREDKVVFELHTHSKFSDGFLSPSKLVERAHGNGVKVLALTDHDTMSGIPEATEAARRFGIKIIPGVEISTMFSPRNPEAEEPVHILAYYSSGGPTRSDELEKFLANIRDGRYLRAKDMILKLNKLKLPLKWEHVTRITGKGVAPGRLHVARAMVEAGYVENLKQAFARYLYDGGPAYSTGNEPLVEEAVQLICETGGVAVLAHPWALKNPVAIIQRLKDAGLHGMEVYRSDGKLAVYSDLADAYGLLKLGGSDYHGKGGNSESELGSVNLPVIALHDFLKVARPIWYGAIKDIFERYAAEPSDSNLARITKFGGAKILKGNSPMSCGKDLIDRCLSLWLTTEERQTAEFEAIKIKLACVAINQGAGLAFL; this is encoded by the exons ATGGTGGATGATGGTTTTGTGAACGCTTCTTCTAACGGCAACGGCAACCAAGAGAgcccaagaaaaacaaaagatattaataagaagaagaagaagaagaagcgtgGCGGGAGCAAGAAGAAGATGACTGTTGAGCAGACCTTGGCTTCCAAATCTGTCAGCGAATGGGTTTACTTGGATCGGAAATTGGTTGCTGATGATTTCGATTTTGGAGTGCATAAGACTGTAATGATGAGGAGAGAAGACAAGGTTGTCTTTGAATTGCATACTCATTCCAAGTTCAGTGATGGCTTCTTGTCTCCTTCCAAGCTTGTGGAGCGAGCTCATGGAAATGGG GTGAAAGTTCTTGCTCTCACTGATCATGACACAATGTCTGGTATACCTGAAGCTACAGAAGCAGCTCGCAGATTTGGCATCAAGATAATCCCAGGTGTTGAAATAAGCACAATGTTCTCTCCAAG AAATCCTGAAGCAGAGGAGCCAGTGCACATCCTGGCTTATTACAGCAGCGGTGGGCCAACTAGGTCTGATGAACTGGAAAAGTTCTTGGCTAACATAAGAGATGGTCGTTACCTTCGTGCAAAGGACATGATCTTGAAACTCAATAAACTCAAGTTGCCTCTTAAATGGGAGCACGTTACTAGAATTACAGGAAAAGGAGTTGCTCCTGGAAGACTGCATGTGGCTCGAGCTATGGTTGAAGCAGGCTACGTAGAGAACCTGAAACAAGCTTTTGCCAGATATCTGTATGATGGTGGACCTGCTTATTCCAC AGGAAATGAGCCTCTTGTAGAGGAGGCAGTACAATTGATATGTGAAACGGGGGGTGTTGCTGTGCTAGCTCATCCTTGGGCATTGAAAAACCCTGTTGCAATAATACAAAGGTTGAAAGATGCAGGTCTTCATGGGATGGAGGTTTACAGAAGTGATGGCAAACTGGCTG TATACAGCGACCTAGCAGATGCTTATGGTCTTTTGAAGCTAGGAGGCTCAGATTATCACGGAAAAGGTGGAAACAGTGAATCTGAACTGGGAAGTGTTAACCTCCCAGTAATTGCTTTGCACGACTTCCTGAAGGTAGCACGCCCAATCTGGTATGGTGCCATAAAAGATATTTTCGAGAGATATGCTGCGGAGCCCTCTGATTCGAACCTAGCAAGGATAACAAAGTTTGGGGGAGCAAAGATTTTAAAGGGAAACTCCCCAATGAGTTGTGGGAAGGACTTGATTGACCGTTGCTTATCATTGTGGCTAACAACTGAGGAGAGGCAGACAGCCGAGTTTGAGGCCATTAAAATAAAGCTCGCCTGTGTTGCGATTAATCAAGGTGCGGGACTCGCGTTCCTATAG